The following coding sequences are from one Betaproteobacteria bacterium window:
- a CDS encoding acyl-CoA dehydrogenase, with protein MSEYRAPLEDMRFVLRELAGLDRIAALPGYEEADSDVVDAVLDEAARFAGEVLSPLNRVGDLHGAQLRQGEVTTAPGFREAYRSFVEAGWNGLAAPQEFGGQGLPRLLAAAVGEMWKGANHAFSLCPMLTQGAIEALLLAGTEAQRALYLPRLVAGEWTGTMNLTEPAAGSDLAAIRTRAEQVGDGSYRVFGQKIFITYGEHDLAENIVHLVLARIAGAPEGVKGISLFLVPKFLPGPDGRPGARNDVRCLSLEHKLGIHGSPTAVLAFGEAGGALGSLVGEANRGLELMFIMMNAARFNVGLEGLGDAERAYQRAAAYARERVQGVEAGQRQGGRVPILRHPDVRRLLLAMRSRIEAMRALAYGVAAALDEADRHPDDAIRAEARAFAELLVPVVKGWCTESAVDIASQGIQVHGGAGYIEETGAAQHLRDARITAIYEGTTAIQANDLVGRKVLRDGGAALAALVASMRRDALAAGNDPVGQRLIAAVEALERAGVWLLAEGNRNVAATLAGSVPFLLLLGSTAGGWQMVRAAAIARERQAAGDTAAFWSAKLATARFYADHFLTQAPGMAAVICEGAAGTLAMPDQCF; from the coding sequence ATGAGCGAGTACCGTGCCCCTCTGGAAGACATGCGCTTCGTTCTGCGCGAACTGGCCGGCCTGGATCGCATCGCCGCCTTGCCGGGCTACGAAGAAGCCGATTCGGACGTGGTGGACGCGGTGCTCGACGAGGCGGCCCGCTTTGCCGGCGAAGTGCTTTCCCCGCTGAATCGCGTCGGCGACCTGCACGGCGCCCAATTGCGGCAGGGCGAGGTGACCACGGCGCCGGGGTTCCGGGAGGCCTATCGCAGCTTTGTCGAGGCGGGCTGGAACGGACTGGCGGCACCGCAGGAGTTCGGCGGACAGGGTCTGCCGCGCCTCCTGGCCGCTGCCGTGGGAGAGATGTGGAAAGGCGCCAATCACGCCTTTTCCCTCTGCCCCATGCTGACCCAGGGGGCCATCGAGGCCCTGCTGCTGGCAGGCACCGAGGCCCAGCGTGCCCTGTACCTGCCCCGCCTGGTGGCGGGGGAGTGGACGGGGACCATGAACCTCACCGAGCCCGCCGCAGGGTCGGACCTCGCCGCCATCCGCACCCGGGCCGAGCAGGTCGGGGACGGCAGCTATCGCGTGTTCGGGCAGAAGATATTCATCACCTACGGTGAGCACGACCTGGCCGAGAACATCGTCCATCTGGTTCTGGCCCGCATCGCCGGGGCGCCGGAGGGGGTCAAGGGGATTTCGCTCTTCCTGGTACCTAAATTCCTGCCGGGACCGGATGGCCGACCGGGGGCACGCAACGACGTGCGCTGTCTTTCCCTCGAACACAAGCTGGGCATCCACGGCAGCCCGACGGCGGTGCTCGCCTTCGGCGAGGCGGGTGGAGCCCTAGGTTCCCTGGTGGGGGAAGCGAACCGGGGTCTGGAATTGATGTTCATCATGATGAACGCCGCCCGCTTCAACGTGGGTCTGGAAGGCTTGGGTGACGCCGAGCGTGCCTATCAGCGGGCGGCGGCCTACGCCCGGGAGCGCGTGCAGGGCGTGGAGGCCGGGCAGCGGCAGGGGGGGCGGGTGCCCATTCTGCGCCACCCGGATGTACGCCGCCTGCTCCTGGCGATGCGCTCGCGCATCGAGGCCATGCGCGCCTTGGCTTACGGGGTGGCCGCAGCCCTGGACGAAGCCGATCGTCACCCCGATGACGCGATCCGCGCCGAGGCCCGCGCCTTTGCCGAACTCCTGGTGCCGGTGGTCAAGGGTTGGTGCACCGAGAGCGCCGTCGACATTGCCTCCCAGGGGATCCAGGTGCACGGCGGGGCCGGCTACATCGAGGAAACCGGCGCAGCGCAGCATCTGCGCGATGCCCGCATCACAGCCATCTACGAGGGGACGACTGCCATCCAGGCCAACGATCTGGTCGGGCGCAAGGTGCTGCGCGATGGTGGCGCGGCCCTGGCGGCCCTGGTCGCGAGCATGCGGCGGGACGCCCTTGCCGCGGGGAACGATCCGGTCGGCCAAAGGCTGATTGCGGCCGTAGAGGCCCTCGAACGGGCGGGGGTCTGGCTCCTGGCCGAGGGAAACCGCAATGTGGCCGCCACCCTGGCCGGGTCGGTCCCTTTCCTGCTGTTGCTGGGTTCCACGGCAGGCGGCTGGCAGATGGTGCGGGCCGCGGCCATCGCCCGGGAGCGACAGGCGGCGGGCGACACGGCGGCTTTCTGGAGCGCCAAGCTAGCCACGGCCCGCTTCTACGCCGACCACTTCCTGACTCAGGCGCCGGGCATGGCAGCCGTCATCTGCGAGGGGGCGGCCGGGACGCTGGCTATGCCGGACCAGTGTTTCTGA
- a CDS encoding energy-coupling factor ABC transporter permease, producing the protein MNLPDTLLADAWYWGGWLVWLPLLGRAVLRAPWRVLGDSARLNLWLGLIVALVLIWSIKAGIKPGLSLHLLGATVLTLSFGPWLAFIALCLVLAGVTLNEGAGWASYGLNALVMAGWSVFLAYRLFRLVDRFLPRHFFIYIFVNGFFGSALMVLGVGVGACLLLTLAGAYPAAYLLDEYLPYFMLLGFSEAWLSGMAMTLLVVYFPGWVATFDDSRYLAGK; encoded by the coding sequence ATGAATCTCCCCGACACCCTGCTCGCCGACGCCTGGTACTGGGGAGGGTGGCTCGTCTGGCTGCCCCTGCTGGGCCGGGCGGTCCTGCGGGCGCCCTGGCGGGTGCTGGGGGATTCTGCCCGCCTCAACCTCTGGCTGGGCCTGATCGTCGCCCTGGTGCTCATCTGGAGCATCAAGGCAGGCATCAAGCCGGGGCTTTCCCTCCATCTGCTGGGGGCGACGGTCCTCACCCTCAGTTTCGGGCCCTGGCTGGCCTTCATCGCGCTGTGCCTGGTGCTGGCCGGGGTGACCCTGAACGAAGGCGCAGGGTGGGCGAGCTACGGGCTGAATGCCCTGGTGATGGCCGGCTGGAGCGTCTTCCTCGCCTACCGTCTGTTCCGTCTGGTGGACCGTTTCCTTCCCCGCCATTTTTTCATTTACATCTTCGTCAATGGCTTCTTCGGGTCGGCGCTCATGGTCCTGGGTGTCGGGGTCGGCGCCTGTCTTTTGTTGACCCTCGCCGGGGCTTATCCCGCCGCTTATCTTCTGGACGAGTATCTGCCCTATTTCATGCTCCTGGGTTTCTCCGAGGCCTGGCTGTCGGGCATGGCCATGACCCTGCTGGTGGTCTATTTTCCTGGTTGGGTGGCGACTTTCGACGATTCACGGTATCTTGCCGGCAAATAA